A genomic window from Montipora capricornis isolate CH-2021 chromosome 8, ASM3666992v2, whole genome shotgun sequence includes:
- the LOC138059999 gene encoding ADP-ribosylation factor 6-like yields the protein MGNSLVISARGFRPSIKLRRPYHVVMLGLDRSGKTAILYRSKWNDWKERILPTPVFNVETVFTTKDARLKIWDVSGKEHIRPLWKAYARQTDAIIFVVDSANQDSMDEAKEELHNLVNSAEINGAPILVFANKQDLHNALAPLELTEKLSLPYLNSRHLWYLQPTSAVRGDGIMEGLRILSDMIAQWKADLKNSKSNRRIRKRKLSTSRSISANNIL from the coding sequence ATGGGTAACAGTCTTGTCATTTCTGCGAGGGGATTTCGACCAAGTATAAAGCTTCGAAGACCATATCACGTAGTCATGTTGGGGCTTGACAGAAGTGGGAAAACGGCAATTTTATACCGAAGCAAGTGGAATGACTGGAAGGAAAGAATCCTTCCAACTCCAGTATTTAACGTCGAGACGGTTTTCACGACGAAAGACGCGAGATTGAAAATTTGGGATGTTAGTGGAAAAGAGCACATTCGCCCGCTATGGAAGGCTTACGCTCGTCAAACCGATGCCATCATTTTCGTTGTCGACAGTGCAAACCAAGATAGCATGGACGAAGCGAAGGAGGAGTTGCACAATCTTGTCAATTCTGCTGAAATCAACGGTGCGCCGATATTGGTGTTTGCAAACAAGCAAGATTTACACAATGCTTTAGCACCGTTAGAACTTACAGAGAAATTATCTCTTCCTTATCTTAATTCGAGACATTTGTGGTATCTGCAGCCAACTTCCGCTGTCCGTGGAGATGGAATTATGGAGGGTCTTAGAATTCTGTCTGACATGATAGCCCAGTGGAAGGCTGACCTTAAAAACTCGAAGAGCAACAGACGTATTCGTAAAAGGAAATTATCGACTTCGCGTAGCATTTCAGCGAACAATATTTTATga